The proteins below are encoded in one region of Halobaculum roseum:
- a CDS encoding dihydrolipoyl dehydrogenase produces the protein MDEFDFLVIGSGSGLDVANAAANRGQSVAIVEKGPLGGTCLNRGCIPSKMLLYHAEMLETIERADEFHIDATVEDVDFSAIVREVNEEVEGDSASIREGLRSSPRHDLYEGEGRFVDDHTVEIVGGDDDGTRIAADTILVAAGTRPAIPPIDGIEDVDYLTSTEALQLETPPDHLVIVGGGYIAAELGHFFETFGSEVTIVGRRPNLLPEADPEVAEAFTDRYAERMTVHTGHAATAVSQSDGRVSVEAKPYEYGDEGNDGDDGGIVDDDPVSVTGDELLVAAGRTPNTDTLNLGETGIETDERGFVETDEYLRTTVDGVWALGDIVGEYLLKHSANHEAQAVVRNLFGDELEAVDYSAMPFAVFASPEVAGVGATEDELRADGREYATRTYAYDQTARGSAMKADGFLKAIITLEGEILGCHIVGPEASNLIEEVVVAMKSGTGTVRDIRESVHVHPALSEVVQRGFSGQFTRGGDGHSH, from the coding sequence ATGGACGAATTCGATTTTCTCGTCATCGGGTCCGGGTCCGGCCTCGACGTCGCGAACGCGGCCGCGAACCGGGGACAGTCGGTCGCTATCGTGGAGAAGGGTCCGCTCGGCGGTACCTGTCTCAACCGCGGCTGCATCCCGTCGAAGATGCTGTTGTACCACGCGGAGATGCTCGAAACGATCGAGCGGGCCGACGAGTTCCACATCGACGCGACCGTCGAGGACGTTGACTTCTCGGCGATCGTCCGGGAGGTAAACGAGGAAGTCGAGGGGGACTCGGCGTCGATCCGGGAGGGGCTTCGGTCGTCCCCGAGACACGACCTGTACGAGGGGGAGGGCCGGTTCGTCGACGACCACACCGTCGAGATCGTCGGCGGCGACGACGACGGAACGCGGATCGCCGCCGACACGATCCTCGTCGCGGCGGGGACGCGGCCGGCGATCCCGCCGATCGACGGGATCGAGGACGTGGACTACCTGACCAGCACCGAGGCCCTGCAACTGGAGACGCCGCCCGACCACCTCGTCATCGTCGGCGGCGGCTACATCGCCGCCGAGCTCGGCCACTTCTTCGAGACGTTCGGGAGCGAAGTGACGATCGTCGGTCGCCGGCCGAACCTCCTCCCGGAGGCGGACCCGGAGGTCGCCGAGGCGTTCACCGACCGCTACGCGGAGCGGATGACCGTCCACACGGGCCACGCCGCGACGGCGGTCTCGCAGTCCGACGGGAGGGTCTCCGTCGAGGCGAAGCCGTACGAGTACGGAGATGAGGGTAATGACGGAGACGATGGCGGGATCGTGGACGACGATCCGGTGTCGGTGACGGGGGACGAACTCCTCGTCGCCGCCGGTCGGACGCCGAACACGGACACGTTGAACCTCGGGGAGACCGGCATCGAGACCGACGAACGGGGGTTCGTCGAGACCGACGAGTACCTCCGGACGACCGTCGACGGCGTGTGGGCCCTCGGCGACATCGTCGGGGAATATCTGCTGAAACACAGCGCCAACCACGAGGCACAGGCGGTGGTACGGAACCTCTTCGGCGACGAGCTCGAAGCGGTCGACTACTCCGCGATGCCGTTCGCCGTGTTCGCGTCGCCCGAAGTCGCGGGCGTCGGCGCGACCGAGGACGAACTCCGGGCGGACGGCCGTGAGTACGCGACTCGAACGTACGCGTACGACCAGACCGCACGGGGAAGCGCGATGAAGGCGGACGGGTTCCTGAAGGCGATCATAACGCTCGAGGGCGAGATCCTCGGGTGTCACATCGTCGGCCCGGAGGCGTCTAATCTCATCGAGGAGGTCGTCGTCGCGATGAAGTCGGGAACGGGGACCGTCCGGGACATCCGTGAGTCGGTGCACGTTCACCCCGCGCTCTCGGAGGTCGTCCAGCGGGGGTTCTCCGGCCAGTTCACACGAGGCGGCGACGGTCACTCACACTGA
- a CDS encoding helix-turn-helix domain-containing protein: MPDSMSEQLRRDMECEGLLECFHGLKQLDKDCFQTLVSADSPLTIDEIAERVDRERSTAYRAVQRLLDAGFIQKDQINYDQGGYYHVYSPTDPSQIADDMQRMLNDWYAKMGQLIGEFEAKYEQPEQVPAEN; the protein is encoded by the coding sequence ATGCCCGATTCGATGTCCGAACAACTCCGACGGGACATGGAGTGCGAGGGGCTGCTCGAGTGCTTTCACGGCCTGAAACAACTCGACAAGGACTGCTTCCAGACGTTGGTGTCGGCCGACTCCCCGCTGACTATCGACGAGATCGCCGAGCGCGTCGACCGGGAGCGCTCGACCGCCTACCGCGCTGTCCAGCGACTTCTGGACGCCGGCTTCATCCAGAAGGATCAGATCAACTACGATCAAGGCGGATACTACCACGTCTACAGTCCGACGGACCCGTCGCAGATCGCCGACGACATGCAGCGTATGCTCAACGACTGGTACGCGAAGATGGGCCAACTCATCGGCGAGTTCGAGGCCAAATACGAACAGCCCGAGCAGGTACCCGCCGAGAACTGA
- a CDS encoding PrpF domain-containing protein has translation MVDQSIQGSVRGTLIRGGTSRGLYVTPEQLPPAGELRDEILIELFGTPDPLQIDGIGGGNSHTSKVMIVDEADRPDADIEYTFGQVGIDNATVDWSGNCGNLTSGIGVFAAATGLVDARDPETELVLYNTNTDTYIDQVVPIADGEPAVHGEYHVDGIPGTGARIDSYFRDPGGSVTGQTLPTGAVRETLSVAGEDYTVLIVDIANPNVFLRARDLGLEGTELPDTLNDPDLLDRLELLRGAACERLGLVDDRRDAVDECPAIPQIAVVSEPKSFSTASGERVNDDDIDITARIVTTQTPHHSYATTGAMCLAAATQIDGTIPAELARDAGGPNVVIGHPKGRITIGVEGATRDGGTTIDRVRVGRTARLLFDGHVYYRNSTD, from the coding sequence ATGGTCGACCAATCGATCCAGGGCTCCGTTCGGGGGACCCTGATCCGCGGCGGAACGAGCCGGGGACTGTACGTGACACCCGAGCAGTTGCCGCCGGCCGGCGAGCTGCGGGACGAGATCCTCATCGAGCTCTTCGGAACCCCGGACCCGCTACAGATCGACGGCATCGGTGGAGGAAACTCCCACACGAGCAAGGTGATGATCGTCGACGAGGCGGACCGGCCGGACGCCGACATCGAATACACGTTCGGGCAGGTCGGGATCGACAACGCGACCGTCGATTGGTCGGGGAACTGTGGGAACCTGACGAGCGGTATCGGCGTGTTCGCCGCGGCGACCGGACTCGTCGACGCTCGGGACCCGGAGACGGAACTGGTCCTCTACAACACGAATACGGACACGTATATCGACCAGGTCGTCCCGATCGCCGACGGGGAACCGGCGGTACACGGCGAGTACCATGTCGACGGGATCCCGGGGACGGGTGCCCGGATCGACTCGTACTTCCGGGACCCGGGCGGCTCGGTCACCGGCCAGACGTTGCCGACCGGTGCGGTCCGTGAGACACTCTCGGTCGCCGGTGAGGACTACACCGTCTTGATCGTCGATATCGCGAACCCCAACGTGTTCCTCCGTGCCCGTGACCTCGGGCTCGAGGGAACGGAGCTCCCCGACACGCTGAACGACCCGGACCTCCTCGACCGACTCGAACTCCTCAGGGGGGCAGCCTGCGAACGGCTCGGTCTCGTCGATGACCGGCGCGACGCCGTCGACGAATGCCCGGCGATCCCCCAGATCGCGGTGGTATCCGAACCGAAATCGTTCAGCACCGCCTCGGGCGAACGTGTCAACGACGACGATATCGATATCACGGCCAGGATCGTGACGACCCAGACACCCCACCACTCGTACGCGACGACCGGCGCCATGTGTCTCGCCGCGGCGACCCAGATCGATGGGACGATCCCGGCGGAGCTTGCTCGGGACGCCGGGGGCCCCAACGTGGTCATCGGCCATCCCAAGGGGAGGATCACGATCGGTGTCGAGGGAGCGACGCGTGACGGGGGAACGACGATCGACCGGGTCCGCGTCGGTCGCACTGCACGACTGCTCTTTGACGGACACGTATACTACCGGAACAGCACGGATTGA
- a CDS encoding DUF2270 domain-containing protein: protein MTADPDSDPETADTAAADETGAAPADDSGGNTVDSERSPTGAGTPTEGSRPGATPGDDVSPHIGGGLLDENMGPSSAMAHLYRGELHRMKLWRERLDRTTNWGVVVIAALLTWAFTSPDNPHYIILVGVATLSVFLVIESRRYRGYDIWRTRVRTIQENVWAYGLDPEGGLADRDWRERLGDDYRTPTLKITAEEAIAHRLRRVYLPLFAVLLAAWLIRTTAFSSEPWPDAAAIGMVPGTVVLLTVGAFYAAAIGIACRPRTWHAKGELRSEDLRKRR, encoded by the coding sequence ATGACGGCCGACCCTGACAGCGATCCCGAGACCGCCGACACCGCCGCCGCCGACGAGACCGGGGCCGCTCCGGCCGACGACAGCGGCGGGAACACCGTCGACTCCGAACGTAGTCCGACCGGAGCCGGGACGCCGACGGAGGGATCACGGCCGGGAGCGACCCCGGGTGACGATGTATCCCCCCACATCGGTGGGGGACTGCTCGACGAGAACATGGGACCGAGCTCGGCGATGGCGCACCTGTACCGGGGTGAGCTCCACCGGATGAAGCTGTGGCGTGAGCGCCTCGACCGGACCACGAACTGGGGCGTCGTCGTCATCGCCGCGTTGCTCACGTGGGCGTTCACGAGCCCGGACAACCCCCACTACATCATCCTCGTCGGCGTCGCGACGCTGTCGGTGTTCCTGGTGATCGAGTCGCGTCGCTACCGCGGCTACGACATCTGGCGTACGCGCGTCCGCACCATCCAGGAGAACGTCTGGGCCTACGGGCTCGACCCCGAGGGCGGCCTCGCCGACCGAGACTGGCGCGAACGCCTCGGCGACGACTACCGGACGCCGACGCTGAAGATCACGGCCGAGGAGGCGATCGCCCACCGGCTTCGCCGGGTGTACCTCCCGCTGTTCGCCGTCCTCCTGGCTGCCTGGCTGATCCGAACTACGGCCTTCTCGTCCGAGCCGTGGCCGGACGCCGCGGCGATCGGGATGGTCCCGGGAACTGTCGTTCTCCTCACCGTCGGCGCCTTCTACGCCGCCGCGATCGGGATCGCATGTCGACCCCGAACCTGGCACGCGAAGGGCGAACTTCGGTCGGAGGACCTCCGGAAACGGCGCTAA